Below is a window of Escherichia coli DSM 30083 = JCM 1649 = ATCC 11775 DNA.
GTCACTTTACCAGTAGCATCAACGCCTACCCAGGAGGCCGAGCTTGAAAACGAATAATCAGCCGCCGTTTTTCCTGGTGCAAAGTTGTCATTATTCAACTGATAATACGCCCCGGTAAATCCCTGCGAAGGGAATGAAGCTGTCGGTAGGTTTGCACCATTCACTGACACTGTACCGGTCATTGGTCTGGTTTCCGCGCTAATGAATTCTATCGTGGTACTCAGGCCCGCCTGATGAACACCATTCAATACGGGGATCAGCGTTGCGATACCCTCTCCGTCTCCTGTAACAGTAGCTTTGTAATCACCGTTGATATTTTGACTGTAATCAATTGCGCTAATTTTCATATAGGGCACGTTTGTACCTGATTGCACAAATTCCATCCCTTCAGAAACTTTGATCGGATTGCCTGATATATCGTGCAGAACAAGATGTAGCTCAGCACTATCGGTAAAGTCCCCTTTCAGTGATGACTGGTTGTTCTTAAGGATGGACTGCGAGGCGTCTGCTGGGACTGCCACTAGCGATATATCTACTGTTTGCATTCCACCTGCGCTTGTGACTGTGCTTACAGTGACGCTCCCCGTTATCGCTCCTTTCACGCTTGTTGTCGCGATTCCGTTTTGATCGGTCACTGCTGTTAATGACGTTAATGTGGTGGAGCCGCTTTTTAAGGCGAAGTACACAGTGAGACCTTCGATCAGGTTACCACTGCCATCCTCAACCGTTGCCTTTAAGGTACTTAAATCACTGTTGGTGGCGGCGATAGTCGACGGATCAGCGATAAAGCTAGCAACATGTGCGGTGCTTGGGTTGCCAGTAACCTTCACGGTTGTCTGTGTCTGTATTGTGACGCCGTTATGGAACGATGCAGTCACCGTATATGTACCGACTTTATTGCTGGTCAGAACGACTGGAGCCTGACCTGAAGAGTTGGTTCTCACTTTTCCGCCACTTAACGTCGCACCTTCTAGCGTTACGCTAAAGTTGATGACCTGACCCTCCACTGGAGTGCCATTTGCAGAGGTTAGCGTTGCCGTCAGAGTAGCGCCTTTAGGAGCATTGACACCGATAAGCGGACTGGACGTGAGTGTCAGTTTTTCATCAATAGCCTCCAGTTGTTTCTCAAGTGAAGCTCCATTCGCTAGGGATGCTTTTACAGTATACGAGCCGTTTCTTTCAGGCGTCATGGTGACCTCGGCTACTCCCTGCGTATTAGTAGAGACCGTATTCTGGCTGATGATCATTTGCGAGGATGGCGCTGCACTGAATGTCGCGGGTTGATGCGTCACCGGGTTGCCAAACTGGTCGTTAACGTGAGCTTTAACTGCTATGTCTTGTGCGACCATGACCTGACCTTCAGGTATCTCCTGACTGGTAATCGTCGCAGAATTAACATCTACCTTGGCATTCAGTAATCGCGAGATGACTTCAGTAGGTTTATCTGCCAGAGAGGCTGAAACTGTTTTTAGTCCGACCTCGGTGCTTGTCACAAGAATTTCAGCGAAAACCTGATCATCCGTTTCAACGCTGGTGCTGCTTAGCGTGACGGAGGTTCCACGGAAATTAACTTTTATACCTTCTACTGGGTTGCCGTTTCCATCAGTCACTGTTGCCTGTAGCCTGGTCATTCCAATGTTATTGGCGATGAAATTGTCCTCGGTAACGTTAAGATTAACCTGCGCAGTGAGCGTATCCGCAGTAAAGTTCACCACCAACTGCTCACTCTTACCGCCAACCATCGATGCTGTCACGGTATGAGCGCCTGCTTTTGTACCTTTCAGCGTGACTTTCGCTTTGCCATCGGCATCAGTAACCGCTTTGTCGCCATCGCTCAGCGTGAAGTTCGCCTTCACATCTTCCGGTAGAGTAAATGTTACCTCAGTGTTGGCTATCGCATTGCCCTCTGTATCAGCGACGGTGCTGTTAGTGTCGTGAGATCGTTATTGTCGGCAATCACCGGATCCTTCGAGGCTGCCAGCGTGATTTCAGCATTCGTGACGTTCGGCACATAGTTCACTGTTTGTTGCATCGAATCGCCATTTTCGAGGGTTGCCGTCACGGGAGTTCTTCAGGCTGAAATCTTCATCCACGCCCAGCGTGATTCTTGCGGTACCGAAGCGGCTTAACCAGTCTGTCATTACCCCTGAAGCCTGAGAAGAGGCCCATCCACGTGCTATGTTTGCCGCTTGCTCGCTGTTCATATCTTCGGCGAGCAGAGATCCAATTAGCTGTGAAGTACTGGCTATCTGTTGCTCAAGGTTGCCACTGCTGTTACCCGGCGGCGGGGTTAAATTTTTTTCACTAACTTGTGCCTGGACATCCAGTTCATCACCCGGGCGGGCATTACGAACAAACGTACGAAACTGGTTGAGTTTGCGTAACAGGGGGGTATCTATAATTTGTTGCACAGGACAAATATATCTGGCTTCTGTACAGAGTCTTAAATTTTGACCATAAATAAAACCGTCCCTGTCAAGCATGCATAGTTTATCAAGTAGGTCTCCCACAAACTGCCTGAATTTTATTTTTCCATTAAAAGTTTGTATCTTCTTAAGTATCACAGGAGACTGGAAATAGACCGATAGTAGGATGTTGCCACTCAAGGCATGACGATAAATATCGCTAGGAGTAATTTTTTGTTTTATGGCTTTGGTAGTGATCTCAACTGCTTCCGTTATAGTGACCCATGTTGACATATAATGAGTTATAAGCAATGGCTGATATTTTTTTGACATAATATTATCTCCTTCTACACAACAATTCGTTCCGTTAAGGAAAAAGATTGGTGTCACAAGTATTTATTTATGATTAATCAGAGGGTTTATGACAGAGAAAAGGATGTATATTTCTGAGTAAACATGTACAGGCCTATGGGGTGACTATTTAATGAGTAAATGCCGAATGATTTTCGGGGTGATGATTATAACTTGAGGAAAAATCCCAGCGTGGTTTGAGTAGTGTACCTGAGTGATATTTGTGTTATGTATGCATTGATTGCAGCAGAATAAATATAGTTCAGGCTAGTATAGTTTATGGTAGCTATGAGAATATATAATCTATTTTACCTATAAAATAATTTATATGTATGGGGTTGTTTTTTTAGGTTGTTTGTCTGTGCTTTTATATTCTGGAGATGTGCCTTGTATATAGGATTGTTTGTTGGTTGTATTTTTTAATGTTGCACTGTTGTGAATTTTTATTTTGATATGATTATTTCTTTAGTATAAGGAGAGAAAGGAACGAGAAAGTTAAATCTATTTATCCTAATCGCAATTTCATTGTTTAAATAATCACTATGGATTAATATTTTTTGCGACTCTGCTGAGTTACTGGTTTTAACTAGTGGTGTAAAAGGGATACCTTTTCGGTATCCCTTTTACAATAATCAGAAGAAATCAATTCGCGTATTGATACCGACGGTGCGACCCATATTGACCTGCGCGACGGCGCTGCTGCCGTTCATGTAGCCATAGGTACGGTAACGACGGTCGAACAGGTTATCGACATAGACGGAAATGTTCATCCGTTCAGTCGCCTGCCAGCCCAGGCTGCTGTCCAGGGTGGCATAGGTGCCTTGCCGCAACTGGTTGTCGCCATCGAAATAATGCGGCCCGACCAGATTAACCGCCAGTCGGGGCATCAGTGCGCCATAGCGCGTATCAATCACGCCGTTCACGCTGCTTCCCGCGCCATAACGTGGTACGAACGGCACCCGGTTACCGTGATACAACTCACTGTCATTGGTGAATTCGGAACGGATCACGTTGCCATTGATATCCCATGACCAGCCTGGCGCAAACCGCCACTTCGCTTCAAGCTCAACGCCGGTGGCGTCGGCTTTACCCGCATTGCTTAATGTCTGCATCCCGACCGGGCCAGAGTAAAGCTGCATGTCTTTGGTGTGGGTATAAAACGTCGCGGCTTGCAGCGTGACGTCAGCGGTTTCGTAGCGGGTGCCAAGTTCATAGTTGATGGATTTCTCGGCGACGAACGGTTTGGCATCAAGACCCGCAGTAGGCACGATGTTGTACCCGGAAGGTTTATATCCCTGGGCTACACGGGTATACACTCTCCAGTCATCGGTCAGCATATAGCCTGCGGATAGCTGCCCGAGCACCTGATCGTCATTGCTCTTACCCTGGTCGCCAAACGGGTTGCCGAGCATGCTGCCGTGATATTGTGTACTGGATTTATCATGCGAGAAGCGCACGCCGCCGCCGATATCAAAACGATCGGTTAAATGCCAGGTCAGGTCACTGTATGCGGCCAGCGTTTCAGCGGTGGTATAGCCGGTACTGCTTAAATAAGGCATTGTCGGCATGTCGTAGGCTGAATTTAACTTCTCGCGGGTGTTCTGCCGGTACAGCCCAAACACCATATCAACGGTACGCGCATCGCCCAGGGTTGCGGCGCGCAGCTCCTGCACATCCTGATTCCAGCGCTGAGGCATATTGACGATTAACGAACCGGAAGGGAAGGCGCGCGAATAATGCTGCTGCTGCCAGGCGCTGATCAGGTTGAAAACCCAGTCATCGGTGGTGTATTTCCCACTCAGGGTCTGGCTGTCAGTGCAGCGCCGCATGTACGGGTCTGGTGAACCATCGCTGATCGACAGCTTACGGCCCTTAATATCATTCCATCCCACATAGGCATCCTGGGTGGCGCGGGTACATTCGCGTGAGGCGGCAAAGCCCATTTCCCAGGGCTGATCGTCCGGCGCCAGACGCAGTTTCACATTCCCTATGCTGGCGCGGGTGCCGCCTAAGTCATCGCTTCCCGTCGCGGGGTTAATCATGTCGCCGTCATCAACCTGGCGTAACAGGGTGACGCTGCCGTACAGCAGGCCATCCTGAATGGGGCCGCTCAGGTTGAACTTACTTCGATAACTGTCGCGGCTACTGACGCCGCCTTCAATATAGCCGCGCGGCGTACTGTCCGGCTGCTGGGTGACGATGTTGATGATCCCGCCCTGAGCGCTTTTGCCATATAACGTTCCCTGTGGGCCTCGCAGCAACTCCACGCTTTGCACATCGGTAAGCGCCTGGATGGTGTTGGTGGAAAGCTGAGGGACGCCATCGACATACAGGGTGACGGCGGGGTTATAGAAGTCCTGCGCTGAAGAGACGCCGCGTAGCGAGATCGTCGAAAAAAGCATGTTGCCGCTATTTTCAATATTGAGCCCGGGCAAGACTCTGGGGAGTTTGTCGCTGGCGGTGACGCCGGCGTCGCTTAA
It encodes the following:
- a CDS encoding inverse autotransporter beta domain-containing protein; its protein translation is MSKKYQPLLITHYMSTWVTITEAVEITTKAIKQKITPSDIYRHALSGNILLSVYFQSPVILKKIQTFNGKIKFRQFVGDLLDKLCMLDRDGFIYGQNLRLCTEARYICPVQQIIDTPLLRKLNQFRTFVRNARPGDELDVQAQVSEKNLTPPPGNSSGNLEQQIASTSQLIGSLLAEDMNSEQAANIARGWASSQASGVMTDWLSRFGTARITLGVDEDFSLKNSRDGNPRKWRFDATNSELCAERHEC
- the fyuA gene encoding siderophore yersiniabactin receptor FyuA, which gives rise to MKMTRLYPLALGGLLLPAIANAQTSQQDESTLVVTASKQSSRSASANNVSSTVVSAPELSDAGVTASDKLPRVLPGLNIENSGNMLFSTISLRGVSSAQDFYNPAVTLYVDGVPQLSTNTIQALTDVQSVELLRGPQGTLYGKSAQGGIINIVTQQPDSTPRGYIEGGVSSRDSYRSKFNLSGPIQDGLLYGSVTLLRQVDDGDMINPATGSDDLGGTRASIGNVKLRLAPDDQPWEMGFAASRECTRATQDAYVGWNDIKGRKLSISDGSPDPYMRRCTDSQTLSGKYTTDDWVFNLISAWQQQHYSRAFPSGSLIVNMPQRWNQDVQELRAATLGDARTVDMVFGLYRQNTREKLNSAYDMPTMPYLSSTGYTTAETLAAYSDLTWHLTDRFDIGGGVRFSHDKSSTQYHGSMLGNPFGDQGKSNDDQVLGQLSAGYMLTDDWRVYTRVAQGYKPSGYNIVPTAGLDAKPFVAEKSINYELGTRYETADVTLQAATFYTHTKDMQLYSGPVGMQTLSNAGKADATGVELEAKWRFAPGWSWDINGNVIRSEFTNDSELYHGNRVPFVPRYGAGSSVNGVIDTRYGALMPRLAVNLVGPHYFDGDNQLRQGTYATLDSSLGWQATERMNISVYVDNLFDRRYRTYGYMNGSSAVAQVNMGRTVGINTRIDFF